In Sphingomonas psychrotolerans, the following proteins share a genomic window:
- a CDS encoding flagellin N-terminal helical domain-containing protein, with amino-acid sequence MTVIGTNIASLRASNASNSANKLLGTAMERLSTGKRINNAKDDAAGLAIASTMTASIRGMNQAIRNANDGISLAQTADGALDEVSNMLQRIRELAVQSASGTYSTTDRANLDKEATALTTQIQSILTNTKFNGVAVFDYAATDTASDDVNIQVGINSADTVALTKAFFDSDNFEAADFKVDSVANAGTTLTNADTALTAVNTARATLGASQSRLESVVNNLTTNVTNLSDARSRIEDADFSAETTALAKAQILSQASTAMLAQANQSQQTVLSLLR; translated from the coding sequence ATGACTGTTATCGGAACCAACATCGCCTCGCTGCGTGCTTCGAACGCTTCGAATTCGGCGAACAAGCTGCTGGGCACCGCGATGGAGCGGCTGTCGACCGGCAAGCGCATCAACAACGCGAAGGACGACGCCGCCGGCCTCGCCATTGCCTCGACCATGACCGCTTCGATCCGCGGCATGAACCAGGCGATCCGCAACGCCAATGACGGCATCTCGCTGGCCCAGACCGCCGACGGCGCGCTGGACGAGGTGAGCAACATGCTGCAGCGCATCCGCGAGCTGGCGGTCCAGTCGGCCTCGGGCACCTACAGCACCACCGACCGCGCCAACCTCGACAAGGAAGCGACTGCGCTGACCACGCAGATCCAGTCGATCCTGACCAACACCAAGTTCAACGGCGTTGCAGTGTTCGACTATGCCGCGACCGACACGGCCAGCGACGACGTCAACATCCAGGTCGGCATCAACAGCGCCGACACGGTCGCGCTGACCAAGGCGTTCTTCGACAGCGACAATTTCGAAGCCGCCGATTTCAAGGTCGACAGCGTCGCCAATGCCGGCACTACCCTGACCAATGCCGACACCGCGCTGACCGCGGTCAACACCGCCCGCGCCACGCTCGGCGCGTCGCAGAGCCGGCTCGAATCGGTGGTCAACAATCTGACCACCAACGTCACCAACCTGTCGGACGCGCGCAGCCGCATCGAGGACGCCGATTTCTCGGCCGAGACGACTGCGCTCGCCAAGGCACAGATCCTGTCTCAGGCTTCGACGGCGATGCTCGCCCAAGCGAACCAGAGCCAGCAAACGGTTCTTTCGCTGCTCCGTTAA